A part of Deltaproteobacteria bacterium genomic DNA contains:
- a CDS encoding ATP-dependent Clp protease ATP-binding subunit yields MMEISFYREKLSESGHRMLNASIEESQRRHHYYLGLEHLFIAFADQEKTMFQDLMAAIGLNVEAVLFSLAEHLNISRQYLGVGLKVPPATKQVFRVAWETAQRNRRTQIDASDLFLGIFHEVHSIPARILKNYGVDPAVALSRFAAQLRTREEKVEEFRKRYELPANLKTFAVNLNLLAREGKIPPIIGRDAEIDRILEYLCHKDRSNSVMILGDPGVGKTAVVEGLAMRLEYEPHRVPERLRGHHVVNLQMNTVVAGTVFRGMFEDRIEKVIAEVKERKNLILFIDEAHTLVGAGSAMGVPSDAANIFKSALARGEVQMIGATTVTEYKEILQEDEALSRRFRVVKIGEPTLDETREILMGLKPRLEANYGVEIQDEAIDFALSMSDRYARSLRLPDKVINWLDTACVRVEIRGDAEKTVTAKDVLDVIANETKNPPDILLRDVGERFRDIEERISRRLVGQKEAIAAVAKSLRMNKGPLKANIYRPDGVLLFLGPTGVGKTEMARALAEYLFGDERQMIRVDMSEYRDGALAVDKLIGMPRGIVGSERGGILTNQVRDNPYSVVLLDEIEKADTYVHNLFLQAFDEGWLTDGRGKKVYFSDTIIIMTSNLGANELSKLVRPMGFGSGSVDFEPVRKAVLKAAENRFTPEFINRLDDVVVFTPLSIDEVRRIAELYIDTIRKRMAAHGKTLVVSDAAVAVLARAGFSVKYGARFLKRAIDEKVKVPVTLKWKESDHFLVEEVDGEPVLITQKVAV; encoded by the coding sequence ATGATGGAAATCTCGTTCTACCGGGAAAAGCTCTCCGAGTCCGGGCACCGGATGCTGAACGCCTCGATCGAGGAGTCGCAGCGCCGGCATCACTACTATCTCGGTCTCGAGCACCTGTTCATCGCCTTCGCCGACCAGGAGAAGACGATGTTCCAGGACCTGATGGCGGCGATCGGACTGAACGTCGAGGCCGTCCTCTTCTCTCTCGCCGAGCACCTGAACATCTCCCGGCAGTACCTGGGGGTCGGGCTGAAGGTCCCCCCGGCGACCAAGCAGGTCTTCCGCGTCGCGTGGGAGACGGCGCAGCGGAACCGACGTACCCAGATCGACGCCTCCGACCTGTTCCTCGGCATCTTCCACGAGGTCCACTCCATCCCGGCGCGGATCCTCAAGAATTACGGCGTCGACCCGGCCGTCGCGCTCTCCCGGTTCGCCGCGCAGCTGCGGACCCGGGAGGAGAAGGTCGAGGAGTTCCGCAAGCGGTATGAACTTCCGGCGAACCTTAAGACCTTTGCCGTCAACCTGAATCTCCTCGCACGGGAAGGGAAGATCCCCCCGATCATCGGGCGGGACGCGGAGATCGACCGGATCCTCGAATACCTCTGCCACAAGGACCGGTCCAACTCGGTGATGATCCTCGGGGACCCGGGGGTCGGGAAGACCGCCGTGGTCGAGGGGCTCGCGATGCGTCTCGAGTACGAGCCGCACCGGGTGCCGGAGCGGCTCCGGGGGCACCACGTGGTCAACCTGCAGATGAACACGGTCGTGGCGGGGACCGTCTTCCGCGGGATGTTCGAGGACCGGATCGAGAAGGTGATCGCCGAGGTCAAGGAGCGGAAGAACCTCATCCTCTTCATCGACGAGGCGCACACCCTGGTCGGCGCGGGCTCCGCCATGGGCGTCCCCTCCGACGCGGCGAACATCTTCAAGTCGGCCCTGGCCCGGGGCGAGGTCCAGATGATCGGCGCCACGACGGTCACGGAGTACAAGGAGATCCTCCAGGAGGACGAGGCGCTCTCCCGGCGGTTCCGGGTGGTGAAGATCGGGGAGCCGACCCTCGACGAGACGCGCGAGATCCTCATGGGCCTCAAGCCCCGCCTCGAGGCGAACTACGGGGTGGAGATCCAGGACGAGGCGATCGACTTCGCCCTTTCCATGTCCGACCGGTACGCCCGTTCCCTGCGCCTGCCCGACAAGGTGATCAACTGGCTCGACACGGCGTGCGTGCGCGTCGAGATCCGGGGCGACGCGGAAAAGACCGTCACGGCGAAGGACGTGCTCGACGTGATCGCGAACGAGACGAAAAACCCGCCGGACATCCTCCTCCGGGACGTGGGGGAACGGTTCCGGGACATCGAGGAGCGGATCTCCCGCCGGCTGGTGGGACAGAAGGAGGCGATCGCCGCGGTGGCCAAGTCGCTGCGGATGAACAAGGGCCCCCTCAAGGCGAACATCTACCGGCCGGACGGTGTGCTGCTCTTCCTCGGCCCCACGGGCGTCGGCAAGACGGAGATGGCCAGGGCGCTGGCGGAGTACCTCTTCGGCGACGAACGGCAGATGATCCGCGTCGACATGTCCGAGTACCGCGACGGCGCGCTCGCGGTCGACAAGCTGATCGGGATGCCGCGCGGGATCGTCGGGTCCGAACGCGGGGGGATCCTGACGAATCAGGTGAGGGACAACCCGTACTCCGTCGTGCTGCTCGACGAGATCGAGAAGGCCGACACCTACGTCCACAACCTCTTTCTCCAGGCGTTCGACGAGGGGTGGCTGACCGACGGGCGCGGGAAGAAGGTCTACTTCTCCGACACGATCATCATCATGACGAGCAACCTCGGGGCGAACGAGCTGTCGAAGCTCGTCCGGCCGATGGGGTTCGGATCGGGGTCGGTCGATTTCGAGCCGGTCCGCAAGGCGGTGCTGAAGGCGGCCGAGAACCGGTTCACGCCGGAGTTCATCAACCGCCTCGACGACGTCGTCGTCTTCACGCCCCTCTCCATCGACGAGGTCCGGCGGATCGCCGAGCTGTACATCGACACGATCCGGAAGAGGATGGCGGCGCACGGGAAGACGCTGGTCGTCTCCGACGCGGCCGTCGCCGTCCTGGCCCGCGCGGGGTTCTCCGTCAAGTACGGCGCGCGGTTCCTCAAGCGCGCGATCGACGAGAAGGTCAAGGTGCCGGTCACGCTGAAGTGGAAAGAGTCGGACCACTTCCTC